Below is a window of Gossypium hirsutum isolate 1008001.06 chromosome A12, Gossypium_hirsutum_v2.1, whole genome shotgun sequence DNA.
CATAAAGAGACACAATTGCCAACCATTGTGAGGTCTTGTATGTGCGTGACTGGAGGATCCTTGGCAGAATGGATTCCTTTCTTTCCAGAAATCGCACGTGATTCAGCAGCCAAAAGGGCATCATAATAGTTTGATCTTTCCTCAAAATCCCTATGTCTTATCACTGTGCCAAAGCCACGTCCAACCACCAACTCTGCAACATTCAAGCCAGGTGGCTGACTACCAGCTGTGGATGGGAGTGCGGCAGGCGCATCATCACCATCACCCTTAACAGAAGACATTAGGAAGACTGAGCCAAAATCCATTACCCTTGAATCTGCAGGTGCAGCAGCAGCTATAGCACCATCAGCCATGGGAACCTTCCTTGAATATTCCATTTCTACAGTCACCTGAGAAAAGTATGTTGACATATGATGAATAAAGGTTCCTAACAgataacaaaataatattttaaagaaaaattactaACCTGTTTTCCAGTAAGGCGTGTTCTCAAAAACTCTCTTGCTTCCCGGGCATAAGCAGCCGGCTTTTCATCTCTACGAGGATTGCCAATTTTTGGACACCTAATGCTTGAAAGATTGACTCGGCGCTCTGCAAGAGGACTGCCATATGGGGCAGAATCATCAGCCACAACAATGCAGTCCCCGCTAACAACCTCCACAACCTAAGTTGAAAAGTCATACTGTTATAAATAGTTACAAAAAAGCCAAAAACCATATACTAGTGGTACAAGAAACTTGcatgaaaaagtaattaaaaaactGCTGCTGTTACCTTTCCTGTGAAGTTCTGGTCACGGATTGCCTTTGAGTTTGTAGCTGGGGGTACATAATTTGTCCAGATCCTTAGCCGAGTCTTCTTGGCTTCAAGCTCTGCAGCCTTCAACCGCCGTTTGGCATCATCTTCCATCATATTAGCACTCCATTCAACATATTTTGCTAGACCCTTTATTGTGAGAAGAGATTGTAAGATTCAGAAAGGAGGGGTGGGAAGCAAGCATAAAAGAATTCAATCATTCAGAATATGTaaacaaaaattcaatataaaaaggATGCACATAGTGTTTTATACCATTTCTGGTATGAAAGAAATCTGCTAACCAAAGAAACAGTTTAATTGATTATATGCCCAAGGCATCACATAAAGTAGTATCATAACTACACTAAGATATAGGTACAGATAGCTTCTAACTTTAAATTTGCATAGTGGATAGGAAAAACAAAGTAAGCTAGAGATTTAAAACAGCTCATTGGAGAAAACAGCTAAAGAAATATTTAAGAGAGGATTAAAGATATAGAGAAAACCAATCTCAGTAAAAGATCTGAAATCAAGAAAATATtcttttaacaataaatcatgaccaACAAAATGAGATAGAAGAGAAAAAAAGTTCATTGCACATAAACACTTAAGACACAGCCCCAACAACAATCTCAAACATAAGAAATCTTTTCTTTAACAAATAAAGGTGATCTTCTGAAGATAGTTCAAGCGTACAAACTTCTCCTCGAATGGAGAACTGCCAAATTATTATCAAGAAACTAATGTTTTGGAAATAAAAGTTTTTACAAGCAAAAATAgaacaaaagaaaattaattcAAGTCTAAAACATGAATAATAGAAACCCTATAGTTCAGTACTCAATGCTAATATAACAGATTAAACATATTTTAGGCATGCACAGCAAAAGAAATCCAGGAACTTACATTTTCCACAAGCTCCAATGCAAGGTCTTTCGCAGTTTCACCTTCAGGATAATAAACTGATCCAATCAAATTGCTAAATTTGTCAACACCTTCAAGAACAATGCGGACCTACAACATCAATCTTGACTTTAGGATATCTATACAAAATGTACTCACACAAGTCGACCTGAAGTCTTTTTCACTCACATCTCTATTCAAGCAGCGAACTTCTGTAAAATGTTTAGCTTCTGGCCCAAATGGATCAGGGGACACTTCAGCAGCAGCTGCTGCAGACGCAGAAAGCTTCTGTGCAGATGTTAAGGGAGCCCGTGGCTCAGCTGAAGCATCTCCATTTTGATCATCGGAGGTCAAATACGTTTCAACAACAGTTTCTGCAGCAGCCCTTCTACCCATTGAAGGGGACTACACGAACAGGGAAAAGAAGGTAAATATTCACGAAGACAAATTAACatgcaattaaaataaaaaggcaGAACTGCAGTTTATAGTGCACCTGGATACCAGCAACAAACACTTGCACAAACTGAAAATCTGGGAGCAGATAGACTCGAACAGTACTACCATCACGAACCTGCTCCACAATACCTTCCATTGGCTTACCCTTATTTGCAGCCAGAAGACCCATGGCATCCAAGTTACTAGGATCACCAATAGCAGATGGAGGTAGATCCCGGATAGAAGCCTCAGCAGCACCAGGCACCTACAACCATGATAAACGTTTTCATTTGATAGCTACTCATTGTTTCTAGGTCAGTTAGATGCCCAAATATAATTGGGCGTATAACAAGGGGAAAGAGATTACCTTGCTCCATCGACCCACACCTTGTTGTTTGGCCTGTTCCTCAAGGCGTAGCAGTTCAGCAAGAATAGGGCTTGCTTCACCTTTCTGCTGTCCTTGCTCCCTGACCTGCACAAGCCAGGCTCAGATAACCTAaacaccaatttttttaaaaattgctgAATCACTTTCCCCAGTATCACGAAAAAAATTGACAAATGAATTACCTTTGCCCAGCCTTGAGAGACAACCAAAATTGCAGCATTTTTGTCACCGAGGTAAACTGAGCCAAATTCTCGACCTATGCTCGGTACAGCATATTCAACTCTGAAAGTGACTTCCTGAGTAAAGAACAAATTTGTTTAGGTCACCCTGATTTTAAGCAATATCATCAATAACTAAAATTACATGAATCATTCGAAGGGAACAGCACCTTCCCTATGCAGAGCTTCCTCAAAAATTCTCTGCTCTCCCAGGCAAATGGCTCATCAATACCGCCTCTACGTGCCTGTTAATAAAATAAGATGGAAAACATAAACACAAAGAAAAGCACCGACTGGAAGTTTGACTCAAACAGCTTGCAACAAAAAGTTTACAAGTTAGAACTTAACAATTATGAAATCAAGATACCAACCTACTCAAAAGTAACTCCCAGAATCATTATCCGAAACCAAAACTAAATTAATCAGCAAGAAAATGCCAAACAGatattacaaataaatttaaaagcgACCAAGGGAGACATAAAAGGATATTTAAATGAGTTTTACCAGTCTGGGAGCAATGAGAGATGCCAGGGTAATGGTCTTCTCGGGTGGAGGTCCAGGTCTGTTACTGGCCATCGCCGTTACCACCAAGGAATCCCCCGATGGAACTGCTTTGACTCTCCCTTTGTACCATCCCGTTCTCCCAGCTGCTGGTGCCGCCATTCTCAACGGCTAAGATCTACAACAAAATTGCCAACCActtcactttcaaaattcaatATTTCCGCAAACAAGCAAAAATATCGGTAACATTCTAAAGAAACATAATTCGAAATAAATTCTCCAGATCTGTAACATATGATCCACAGGAATTTCAAAACGATCTAAAATCCATCCTTTGAATATTCTAAAACGCTACATGCATCAACGGAacactaaaatattaataacagTATCAATTCAAAAGGTCTTGATCTATTAATTTCATCGAACGAGACcaatgaaaaaaataacaaacagtTTGAATAAGAAAGAACAAAATCGAAACAATTTCATCTAAAATCAGATTAAACAATGCCAAATATAATACCAGAATCGAAAATTATCGGTCTTGGCTTTTACCTGGATCAAACGAGGAAAACTCCTTATTGGATCTACCGAAGAACGGAGAATGAGAGACTTTATATAATGATGATAAGCTCCGTTATTctgtattatttaaaaaattaaattaaatataaaaaaaaactcagagTAGGAGAGAGAGGGCGGCGATCAGAGACAGAGAGAAGTGGAAGATTGTGCGCGTAAGAGCCAATATATACACGCAGAGGAAGGCGAGTTGGGTGATAAAAATAGTCTCCGTTTTGGAATAAAATTACATGAAATGCCACGAGAAATACATACAATATGAAGTTGACAAAATTGATGCTGATTTCTGCTTTTAGAGATCTGTTAGATTTAGATTTTTAGTTATTTCTTCTGACCCATTTTGCCCCTGTTTCTTAACTATTTCTAAAATTGAAAACTCCGCCACTTTGACATCTCGTATCGCTCTACTATttcctttaaaatatatgtaaCTAATGTTCAGGCCTAAGACCGAATTTTTTAATTCAACAGTAATAATAATGTAAACAGCGTGCTGCTACaattaatatcaaattaataTTGCCAATTTTGTTTAGGAACATAGCCTTAAATGACCCGTTCGAATAGTTggtttacatatattttttaaactaaataaaatataattttaaactcaaatgaacaaaaatatcttatattaaaaatgtatatttataaaattattttaataaataattataggtggaatagtaatatatttttatttaaatttgttcaTCTTATATTTAATTCTTAAGTAATATTttgcaattattttattttaaatatttatcatataaaagtATGGAATAATAATTGTAATACtatttttttaacaaacaataataatactaattaatttttaaattaaggatgttttaataattttataactaaattgATGTAGAGTCATGATATCAACTcaatcattttatatataatatggattataattatttttaatttaaatactaatataaagataatatttttattttttaatttatatttgaaataatttaatttaataaaatttaacaaaatttatattatgcTTTATATCATCGAAAATctctaaacaaaaattaaagatttcaaaaaataaaatgaataagttaatttagctactattaaactataaatattagcataattatttattatttattatttatatgcatattaaacaaaattaaaagaaaaataaaccattttcatgcatgtataatatatacacaaatatatatcCTTGAGGTAATTATATattgttttcttaaatattttacttactaaaactacaaaaaattattttaaaaatcatatgaaattttgctaaaagtctaagtttattttataaattttcaagataaagtaaaaaattaaagatatacAACATATAGCAATttatacaaatttcaaaattatatataaatatatatatatactgttATTAAAACTTCAGACTGAGTAGGTATCAAGAATCAACTATGCACCAATTCAATTGGAAAATTACGATAAtgtctttttataattaaaataaggtatATTGTTCAATGAcactttaatcttttttattaaaaaatcaataaaaataaaatggattTGAACTCAAccaattgttttaataaaaccttgaattcatcactcaaccaaagttttattttatcatatttaaaacatttttattttaatatgcacaatttattatgtccatcaattgtatatttaTACAATTATTTAAACCTCTAACTGGGTTGATATCACGAGTCAACCAGGCACCAACACGATTAGGGAAGTTACAAAAATATTCATCcgtaatcaaaataaattatattgcaAAAACCaatgaaaatataatttgaaCTCACACCAATGAAAATATACTACTCAACCAGAGCTTgattttaatgtgtttttatacatatttattttaatatatgcatgatttattatctccattagttgtatatattaataatgttattaattgaaTTAGTGTCACAAGTCAACTTGACATTAAGTCAAAATTAAAGATGacaccatgataaacaattatagtacatttaatattgttaatttaatgtatttatatgtttaattttattttacttacagtttaatttttttattttaatattatacatattttataaacttatatattattataattaattaatttcaaatcatatattttattatttattatgttttatttttaaacatatatcttttatctAAATTCGTACAGCATAATTGCCATACATATACGAAAgtctaatatatattaaaaacaaaacctCTAATCATAAAAAGCTTATCCCAATAGATATATAGTTTAAATCGTGCCATGTATATAATTAGAAAATGTAActtatcatatatttaattatttcgactcaatttaattaaaaacatttaaatgtcatataataaattataattattttttaacatttttaattgaCTTGccttatacatatatgtaatagtataaataattttttttctctcataaatcatttattaataGACGTGAGTTAATTATACATAAAACTACAAACTAAAATCAGAACCATTTTTAAATACCATGTTAAGAACATTGAATTTCTTTCAAACCCAGCTTTAAGAAAGATATCAGCTCAACTATTCGCATAAAATAATTCTTATATGGGTTAGAGTAATATTTTTTTCAACACGTGTTATAAAATAGAGTTatgtaaaaaaattctaaatttaaaatttaaaattttcagtttaaTCGATTTTTATGTTCGGTTGAATTAGTTTAATCagtcaatttttaattttgatattttaaattgaataagtCATAAGGCTAAGAGTCCATAATATTTACATACCTAAAtctaaatttaaactttaaactcaaatatcaattaaaatttaatactcTTAAAAGCCTAAACccattcaaaattaaaatccaaattgataattaatttttttataatattcattttaatttttattatttaatatataaaaaaacccaaattgaTATATACCTATTAAGAATAGTAGAAGACGTGAAAGTTATATGTTGAGCATGtaagaaaaaaaagtatttttttgagttcattaaaattattttgtttatttttaatatttttataatgaagtagaaataaaattataagtaaTGCAATATACTAATTTGAAGAAAGAAGATagttatatgaaaaaaataaagaaaataaatttataaatacttcaattaaaattttcttttccaactaaaagaaaatttaaaagtaaaaaaatcaaaCCGAATAAAAAATTTCGGTTCTAGATTGAATCAATTAATTCGATGTATTCGATTTTGGGGATAAAAATTAAACCGACAAAGTTATCGATGttaagatgaaaaagaaattatgaGAGAATTTGGCCTGCAATTTGTTGAACCCTTGTTACATATAACCCTAAGAAATCCATCATATGATAATGAAAGAATCACATAGCAAACCTAtaataatatttgtaatttttcttaaaatattgaaTGATGATTTTAAGAACTATATAGCATAGAGCGACGTTCATTTTTGAGTCTGAGTAGTATATCGTCTTCTTGTTAAAGAATGCTCAAACTGTTATTGATATCTTGAATGACATTAATCAAAATGAGAGCAAGGATAAAATCTATGCAGACTTGAATTCTCCAAAAACTGTTGACAACTCTTCCGTTAAGTCCAATAAAAAGAGGAAGACCAAAGAAAGCAATAATCTTATTGGGATGGTAGGAAGTATAATTGGAGTATTCATTGATAGAATTGTCCAAAAATCTAGGAACTCAAGCAATTTCAAGACTAGCCCAATATTGAAGGGCTAATTGAAGACGAAGTGATGATTGCTTCAAGGAAGATAATTAAAGATGTTGGAGCTATGCTTGTGTTGTTGAATGTTCCAGCTCATCAAAAAGTTGAAATGGGTCAGAGGATATATCtagacttattattattattattaatttaagacatcatgttatttttaaaaactatGTTTTATGcacattttcttatatttttaaaatattgatgttaaataatccgagtataattttaatttaatttttatttgaactGTATTTGTAAAAAACAATGAAAAGAAGAATGATAATTTTAGTTTTACTTTGATGTGAATTGTTTTTAGTTGACTGAAGTGGAACTTTATAATTGTATTCACAAATCTATAATTATAGTcctatttacattttttaatcgAATTTGATCCGTAATTTTAATCGTATTTGTAATTGTACTTTTGACACGTTTAATAATTTGTATTGTGTTTTGTGTTTACATTGTTGACATTAATAAATGCAACAATTTATAAGTTTTTCAAGGTATGCTTTATAATTCACAAAtgacatttaataaaataatacattagtATTGATATGTTTAACTAAACTAAGTCAAATACATGTATTAAAATGCCTCCCCAATattgggttaattattttttggatgatgatgaaatttattaatCTAAGAATGCACTTAAATTGTGACAAAAGAACAAAAACACAATATATAGTGTAGTGGGCCAAATGTGCCCGAGCCCATTACAAACaaaccaaaaacaaataaataaatataaaaaccaCAGTCTATTAACCCAAGCCCAATAATTAAACCCTGACCCGAATCTACAGGACCCAACAGGCCTAGAACACTAAAACAGGACAAAACCCTAGGACATCTCCTTTTCCTCTGCGCCGCAACCAAGCAACCCCCCATGCACGGCCTCCGTACCGTCCAGCAGCCACGCCCCGCGCCAGCACAGTTTCCGTACGCCACGCCCACACCCCCGTACACATACCAGCAGACCCCGTACCTGGAAAAAGACAAACAGGATGCAACAgcaaatagaaagaaagaaaaaaattgtatttcatttttattttttttttacattcggctataaaagcctatTGATAAgggctttttttttttacggGATATACAGAAGCAATATACAAACAAAGGTGATTTTCAGTCTCTTACTGGCTTTAGTTCTTTTGATTgggtcatttttattttcttttctcttcaatctttcgttattatacttgaaaataaaaagaaacgaaAGGGGATCTTACTTTGCAAATTCGCCACGGGTTCTTCTTTGCTTCGCTGAAATTGAAGTCTGAGGAGTGATCTTGAGGCTGCAAACTGATTTCTAGGTTCTAGAAGTTTCATTGTTGGCGGCGACATGCTAAAGGAAACCCTAAAAGAATGGGCTGATAGCATGATTTATTTCTAAGGGGAAGGATTTGTGTTTCAGGTAAAAAAAACGATTGAAAAAGGAGGGGTTTAGCAGCAGATCTAAACGGCGTCGCTCCAAAAAGGGGTAGGGTCCGCGTGTCTACCCGTTTGAAGACCCGGATCCACTCTTTTGCGCCTAGAATGGAATATTTGTGCTGAAGGTCCCTCCTCCTTGTGCTGCGTTGTAATCTGCTTCCATTTGCATTTGAtttgctttattttcttttagattATTCCCAAAATTTGAAATACTTTTATGTTGTAGTCCGCATCTCAACACAATGTTTCAGGATCAGGGATTATTTCAATCTTGATCCCTGTGAATTCATGTGTGTTATATATGAGTCTCCATTAGTAG
It encodes the following:
- the LOC107946899 gene encoding ribonuclease TUDOR 1; this encodes MAAPAAGRTGWYKGRVKAVPSGDSLVVTAMASNRPGPPPEKTITLASLIAPRLARRGGIDEPFAWESREFLRKLCIGKEVTFRVEYAVPSIGREFGSVYLGDKNAAILVVSQGWAKVREQGQQKGEASPILAELLRLEEQAKQQGVGRWSKVPGAAEASIRDLPPSAIGDPSNLDAMGLLAANKGKPMEGIVEQVRDGSTVRVYLLPDFQFVQVFVAGIQSPSMGRRAAAETVVETYLTSDDQNGDASAEPRAPLTSAQKLSASAAAAAEVSPDPFGPEAKHFTEVRCLNRDVRIVLEGVDKFSNLIGSVYYPEGETAKDLALELVENGLAKYVEWSANMMEDDAKRRLKAAELEAKKTRLRIWTNYVPPATNSKAIRDQNFTGKVVEVVSGDCIVVADDSAPYGSPLAERRVNLSSIRCPKIGNPRRDEKPAAYAREAREFLRTRLTGKQVTVEMEYSRKVPMADGAIAAAAPADSRVMDFGSVFLMSSVKGDGDDAPAALPSTAGSQPPGLNVAELVVGRGFGTVIRHRDFEERSNYYDALLAAESRAISGKKGIHSAKDPPVTHIQDLTMAPAKKARDFLHFLLHKRIPAIVEYVLSGHRFKLLIPKETCSIAFSFSGVRCPGRDEPYSDEAIAVMRRKIMQRDVEIEVETVDRTGTFLGSLWESRTNMAVTLVEAGLAKLQTSFGADWIPDAHLLEQAEQSAKRQKLKIWENYVEGEEVSNGSAPVENKQKELLEVVITEVLNGGKFYVQTVGDQRVSSIQKQLASLNIQEAPVIGAFNPKKGDIVLAQFSMDNSWNRALIVNAPRGGVQSSNDRFEVFYLDYGNQELVPYSQLRPIDASLSATPGLAQLCSLAFVKVPSLDDEFGTEAAQFLSEQTLGSSLQFKAVIEERDTSGGKVKGQGTGTCLVVTLFTEDPEDSINAAMLKDGLARLEKRKKWESKERKLMLNKLEECQEEAKTGRRGMWQYGDVESDDEDLLPPIAAKKTGGRR
- the LOC107946901 gene encoding uncharacterized protein, whose protein sequence is MLSAHSFRVSFSMSPPTMKLLEPRNQFAASRSLLRLQFQRSKEEPVANLQSTGSAGMCTGVWAWRTETVLARGVAAGRYGGRAWGVAWLRRRGKGDVLGFCPVLVF